A region of the Silene latifolia isolate original U9 population chromosome 9, ASM4854445v1, whole genome shotgun sequence genome:
AATAAGCAGGCCAAAATAAAGAATAAGGACATCCTGGAAGAAAAATATTAGGTGGCTGTCTATAAAGACATGTACGATATGATATGTCTGCACCTATAGTAAGGTGGTCATTTACTAGACCACAAGTTTACCCAAAGGACTAAGAAGAGAGAAAGAAATTTCATTGGCATAGGTTTAAAAGGTAGGAATGAACAACTTAAGATTCAAGAAAGAAAACAACTTACCCAATGCCAGATAGGAATGAACACTGTAGGACCTTCATTGACATAGGTTTAAAAGGTAGAAGCAGCCAATCAGTATCAGGTCCTCTCTACACAAATAGTCACGCTTGAATAAACAAtaaagtaaaaataaataaaacacacgTCAAAAACTAAGACATGGTACAACAGAGAAAAGACAATCACCTCCAGTATCAGTAATGAGTTTTCGTTCTCACGCCAACGCCGAAGGAAATGAATAGCAGCCCCATGCCGCAGGCTCCAGTGATGAGTAAATACTATGCAAGGCTCTCGCCAAGCCTTCCTATAGAAAATTGTCAGTACCAAGCCAACTAAGGACAATATATGCTAAATGACAGAATTAACAATGTCATTCAACAAAGCAAACATTTGGAGTTCTCATACATTATGTACTTAACACATTTCACACAGCCAAAGAGTGTtgcaaggaaaaaaaaaataattagaaGGCTTTTTATACAACTAGATTAGAAATTGGAAATGAGTTCAACAATCAAAGGGCTAATAGTTGTAATAAGCTGATCGTTAAGCTTAAAAATAAGTATAGCTGAATTGCCAAAGAGCAAAACAAACTAATACTCCCTTCGTTTTTTTATGATGTTTTCATTTTTCAAGGTGAGTtttgattttaatttttacaAGAACATATTTCCTCTGTTCCAAATAGAAGTATACATATTCCAATTTGGGCTGTTCCATCTAGTTGTATACATTTCCATTTAGGGTAAGTTATAACCAAACTAAATGACCATATTACACCCACCCACCATGAAGTATTAGCCTAAAATTATACCATGAAATTTTCTCCTTCCATCAAACAATTAACCATTCAAAAAGTTTACATTTCAAAAGATACTTTAACAAAGATGACATCGACAGCATAATACTTCAGTACAGATCAAGCTAAAATGACAAGTGATCAGGATGGTGAAAGTTGATAGTGGTTTGGAATGAGATTAACAATTAACAAGTTTAAAAAAATTCTTGATACTAGTTGTCATAGACGTTCTTTTTGTCAAATTTTAACAAGATACTAAATAAAATTATCTGGAGATGCACACGATTCTACTTCATAAGCAAAACATTATATGAGCAAGCAATGGTAATCATTCACCATGAAGTATGCTCGATAGCTGTAAGTGGAAACTTAATCAATCTACCACATAATCTATAAGAGCTTGACAAATTGTCTTTAACAAGAAAACGATGAAACACAAGCAAACAAAAACCAAATATACATCCTAATGGTAAGTTCCAAACAAACATTCATAGCTGCACTAAGACTTACAACATCCTCACACCACTTAGAGGATTATACCCAAATATATGACTCGATATAGAAAGAACTGTCTCCGCAGCTACACAACTGTACATACTAATCCTTCTTCTTTCTTAGCCAAGAAAAATGTATGTTCTAATTATTTTTATAAGAGGTACAGAGATGAAAATGAAGTCTTACAATAGATCGGGTGTAATGATTGACGGAAATACATGAAGTTTCTTCTCTTTCACAAGATCCACATGTGCAAACAATGGTTCACCAGCAAATAACTGCAGACAAGTAGGACGAAATCCAGTGGTAGTCTTAGCCTCAACAATGTAATAATGATGACATAAATCTGATTTTAAAAAATTATAAGTTGTTCACAGTATACCTTGTTCTGCCGGTGCATGCACAACCACTCTGGTATTATGTTAGTAAAAGATAAGAGTTCTTCTGCTACAGAAGAAATGAAAAACATAGGGACCTGCATTAGCCAGGGTCAGATCTTTTCTAAAACTAATTTGTTACAAAGAGGAGACCTCAAAACAGCAGCATAACCAAGAGACTGACGGAAGGTAATCCCcaataaactaaaagaataagaaatctcCCAACTTTTTCCCGCTCAGTTGATTGCCAAAAAAGTGGGCCCCTATTGAAAGAAAtcttttaattgattgattcacACAATTCCGTCAAATGCGAAATAAAAATTTTCATACACAATTGATTTACACAAGGTGGGCCATACTAAATAAACCTTTCAGTCAAATGTCTATTTAATAAAGCATTCACACTGTCAATCgtcaaaaaaaaatatgaaaaaaataaaaaaatatattaatgtaaAATACGAAAAGAATATACAAGATAAAATCAAAAGATAACATACTGATATTTCAAAAAGATTAAGCATCTCCTTAAAATATTTTACAATAATATCTTATTATAGTTTCATATTTAAAaatagaaataaaaacaaaaaataagGATTATATACTACAAAATTATATACTGGTATAACTTTATTGCGGTATATCCTATAAAAAACAAGTATATCCTATAATTTTATACTACGAATTATATACAAAAATCTTTAAATGTTGATTGATGAACGATTTTTGCAGTATATTATATCTTTGCCAAAAATACTAATTCCTACGGCCATTAAACTCCATCGAAATAAACTTATTACAGTTCTATTAATATCATAAAATAGTACTCCATCTGTTTACACttgctttattttgtgaggggaaaataAAGTAAGTGTAAACTATTCACTAGGACGGAGGGGTAGCATTAATTGAGATAGCATTAATTTAATGTCTTATAATTATAGTCATTTTTCGTTTTCTACCTCTTATAACAACAAACTAAAAGTACAATTAGTTTATAAAAATGTATCCAATTGGAGACGTATTTATTTAAATAGATAACCTAAAAAAtaccgtgctttagcacgggatcttCACTAGTAGGACACAAATTTCATTCCCTACCATGTTGCATAAGTGCATAATTATAACAGAAATTCTCACAAGGCATGGTCTCAAGCTAAGATTATCACGAGACAGGTCAATCTTAAGGGGAAGTTGTCTGTTGATTTTATTTCTAGTCGGTCAATATGAGTTGAATTGGTTGGTGTTACATTATATTAATATGAGACTGTCTCACATGAGACTAATTGCAAATCTAAAGAACTAACTCAATATCCTCTTTCCACATTGTTATCAAACTCCTCCATTAAGATAATTAAATCCAGAAGGCAAGTTTGTTTGGCCCAAGCGTCTCAAGAAGGCTCATACCCACCCTTTTCCTTTCCAAGTTCTAAACTTTGTCACCTCACCACCTATAAATTGATGACATATAAAATGCAACTGTTTCGTGAAAAAATTTAAACCCTTGCTTATGCCTGAAAGGAACAAGTTAGTAGGCACTCCCTCCAACCATTAACAAACTTTGGGGAATTTTTGCACGAAAATCAAGGCACAAAGTAAAATGTGGATGGAAATGCAAGTTTATGAAAATAAGAGTCACATACCATAATGATCACAAATAACATACAAACTGCCCAACATGGAAACCAGGAAGTTTATCATGGATAGTTGGGATATTAATTCTTCACTTCCACTCTAAAAACATATGCTTAGACCTGATTCTTTTTTGTTAATAATAGAGAAGCAGACCCTCTAAACGGACAAATGTTCAGATACCTTCAAATCCGATAACTCTATAGATGATGATATGTGCTCCAACAATTGCAAGATGACTCCAATTCGACCAATTGGAATTAGTACTGAGCCTCCAGCTTTCACGGAATCAACGGCACATGAACATATAAAATCAAGCTTCTGCTCCTCCTCTAAAATCTCGTCAGAGTTGAGTAAGGACTCAAGAGACGGTGCATCAGCATCTCCATCGCTGCAATAGATTCCCGCGGAAAAAATTTCATGGAACAGAAACGATACTTTGACATCATGACATTCAATCGAACTTTTACAATTTTAAAATATTTATTGGAAATATGATATAAGCACCACAGTGAAAAAGAAAAATTTGAAGATAAAGCCAAACTTTGAGAAACTAAAAGATGAAACAGGTATTACATTGGAGCTGAGTTATCAACCTGTTCTTCAACGTTTTCAGTATCATCCAGAGAAGAAAAATCAGTATAGAGGACAATATCACAGCCTTGAAGAGCTTTATAAGTAAAATCCAAGGCAACAGCAGAGATAAATACAGAGCTGGATAGAAAGGCAATATCTTTTTTGGGGCTTCTGATCACCCAGTTAGAGGTGCCAATATCGAGGCCAGAACTGAACgctttgatgataatcaaaccaGCATAACATGTTTCTTCAGCATATTTGAGAGGTTGCACCTTCTGAACACAATCCTTTACATCAGCTGCACTAATAATCAGAATAAAAATCgatcaaagaaaagaaaagtaTACATCACAGCTAAAAGATTCAGGTGACATCGCTCGACTGTCAGTGGCGAATGGGGACATTAATATTCGTCAGAGAATGGAAGGAGACAAGGAGTGTATGTTTAAAACTTAAGATTCATATTAGCATAATCACCTGTACAATGGAAACCAAGCACCTAGTTCTGTCCCATCTTTGCCTAAAATTCTCTCTTTAAGCGGAGGTGGAAGTTTGTCGAGCTCGTCCCACTTCATCCAGTGGGCACATTTTGAGCCTTGAGGTCCATAAAACTGCTTAAACTCGTTATGCAATGAAACAAGATCCTCCATCATAAGTTGGCCAATTCTTTTGGTTGCTTCAGTCGCGTAAATCTAAATCACGAGAACCCACATCAGAAAGAGCAATGTGACACACCTGTactaagaagaagaagaagaagaataaagaaCCTTGGCAGAGAAGGTCTTGTTACGAGTCAAGAACGGGAGTCCAAGCATTCCCATGGGAGCGGAGATCAAGACAACATCAATGAAAGAAACATCCCAAAGGTGAAGCGTGCTAACAGTTTTATACCAAGGGATAGCATGGATTAAAGTAGCAGCAGTAAGAGAATGTTCAAGTTTTTGCCTCTTACAAGTTACGGAATCGGTTTCAGAGGGCACAGAGCATGAGCAATGAGATGGGTGTTGATGCGTTGCTTGAGAATAAGCGGGAACAGGAGCGAAAAGTAAGAGAGCAGAAAGATCCAATGGACAATCCAAGAGTACACGAAATCCAGCAATTTCTAACATGTAACATGGTGGGAAATGATAGCCTTGACCCTTGCTTAGGCACGTctacaacaaccaacaacaaaaaaGCCGCGAGAGCATATGAAAAAGAATTGGATAAAGAAAACatgtaaaaattcaaaaatctgaAATAAAAAGTTGCACAAAAGAATGGAGGGATTCACCAGCTTCATGCGGGAACGAGCAGGGGGGGAAGGGGGCGCCAAGTGTGGCTTGATGACGGCGTGTGGATGGTGTCAATAATGCCACTTATAATGGTATGTCAGAAGTTGCTTGGTGTTTCGATGAGTGTTTTCAAGGGTTTGTTTCATGATGCTGGTGTTAATGGTGGTCAACGGTGATGCTATTGAAACGAGTCGGTTTCAGCTCGGGTCCGGTTATTTCACGTGCGTCACATTTTTGGGTTTATTTGAGTCGagtcgggttatttcgggtctATTTCGATTGGTcagtcattttcgggtcaagcgggtcagATTAGTTCGGGTTCAAGTTATTTTCGGGTCAACGATTATGAAAATAAAACGTATGTTTAGTTCGTTTAGTTTAAATGAAGATAATGTGCTGTTTGGTCAAGCTTAAAAAGTACTtttgtaattgaaaaagtagtagctTGGTCAAACATGGTAAATCAAAGAGTTTTAAAAGTGCTTTCGAGAAGTCAAAAACTGATTATTCACCCCCAAAAGGAGAAGTAGATAtttactacttctacttctaTTTTTTACATAACGAaccaaataagcaaacaaaagttGTATTAAAAGTAGTAAGGCCaaacatataaattttgtgagaaaccgcttttacaaaagtatggtCAAACAACTTTTCCGAAAAGTAACTtgtgaataaactccttttcAAAAGGAAAGGTCATTTTCAATAGAGagttgctaaatcccgcacactaTTTTACTTAATCCCACACATTTCTTCTCCTTATACCGAGTTTGCCCCTCCCATTCCTCACCCATCATGAGagaaacaagagagagagagagagaaaaaaaaaaggaaaaaatgacaaataaaaagaAACACACTAACTACCCAAATCCCAACCCCCGACAACCCCTCCCCCACCACCCTCCTGACGTCGACGATCACCCCTCCATAGCCCCATCGTCATTCCGACCGTCCCTCCACAGCGCCACTCCCGCCGACCACCCATTTCTGCTACCATCCCCGCGTCTAGAACCTGCAGCAACCACCAACTCGACGATCGACGATACATGCCTGACACTACCACTCGACGCCGCCCACTCCG
Encoded here:
- the LOC141600360 gene encoding uncharacterized protein LOC141600360, encoding MKLTCLSKGQGYHFPPCYMLEIAGFRVLLDCPLDLSALLLFAPVPAYSQATHQHPSHCSCSVPSETDSVTCKRQKLEHSLTAATLIHAIPWYKTVSTLHLWDVSFIDVVLISAPMGMLGLPFLTRNKTFSAKIYATEATKRIGQLMMEDLVSLHNEFKQFYGPQGSKCAHWMKWDELDKLPPPLKERILGKDGTELGAWFPLYSAADVKDCVQKVQPLKYAEETCYAGLIIIKAFSSGLDIGTSNWVIRSPKKDIAFLSSSVFISAVALDFTYKALQGCDIVLYTDFSSLDDTENVEEQVDNSAPIDGDADAPSLESLLNSDEILEEEQKLDFICSCAVDSVKAGGSVLIPIGRIGVILQLLEHISSSIELSDLKVPMFFISSVAEELLSFTNIIPEWLCMHRQNKLFAGEPLFAHVDLVKEKKLHVFPSIITPDLLKAWREPCIVFTHHWSLRHGAAIHFLRRWRENENSLLILERGPDTDWLLLPFKPMSMKVLQCSFLSGIGSRKVVPLLQSLQPKDVLFPEDLRSLIGFPDAKPFSVVYYDENNTLRVHSLKKDAELEISADLASKFQWITLKDEDLDTARLKGDLYVEQGKHRLLVGNGSNRT